A window of Nocardia arthritidis genomic DNA:
TTCGAGAGCATCCGCAAAGACGCGTTCGAGGGTAATAACCCCGGTTGTCTTGGATGGAGTGGAGCGCCGACAAGGACGCCGATCTAGACGACATCAACACCTGGTTGGATGCTAACCCGGCTGCCGGTATCCGACTACTTCTCGACACCATTCGTGATGAACGAAGCGTTATGGATGACGAGACTTTCATGCGGGAACGACTCGGCATTTGGGATGCCGTGGCCTCTAACGCTGTCATCGACGCTACGAGTTGGGGGATTGTCGCTGACGGCTCGTCACAGGCCGGTGATCAACTCGCGTTCGCGGTTGACGTTTCTCCGGATCGCTCGATGACTTCGATAGCGGTAGCCGGTGTCCGACCAGACGGGCTCTACCACGTAGAGGTCATCGAAAATCGCCGAGGTACCGATTGGGTAGTGCCGTATCTGGCGGCCCTGGTGGCGCAGTGGGGTCCGGTCGCCCTGGTTGTCGACGGACCCGCTTCCTCGTTGATACCCGAGCTGGCGCACCTCGAGGTGCCGGTACTCACGCTGAGCGCATCAGAGTACGGCGCGGCGTGCGGTCTCTTCTACGACTCCGTCATGGGGATGTCGTTACGACATCCCAATCAGCCACTGTTCAATTCGGCTATTGAAGCCGCGCGGAAACGCCCTATCGGCGACATGTGGGGTTGGGGGCGGAAGAATGCGGCGACGGATATTACTCCGGTTGTCGCAGCCACTTTGGCTTTATACGGCTTTGTTATGTGCAAGCCGATTCGACGTAAGAAGAGGGCTCGAAAGGCATTGGTCCTCTGAAAGAGGACTAGTGAGCGCAAACCTTGATATCACGCTACCTACCTTGACCCTGTCCGAAGAGGAAGCCGCTCTATTAGGCAAGCTTCGCGGCCGGATCATGTGGTATGCGGAGGTTAACCGGAAGAAGCAGCATTACTACGAGGGTCGTCAAGCAGTTAGGCAACTCGGAATATCGGTACCGCCTCAACTCTATGATTTGGCTGTCTCTGTCGGGTGGCCCGGCACTATCTGTGATGTCCTGGAGGAACGCCTAGATTGGCAGGGCTGGACATCGGTAGCCGATGAGCTGGACGGCCTGGACGAAATCTATCGCGATAACCATCTAGGCATTGAAGCATCCCGGGTCCACCTAGACGCCCTGATAACCGGTACTGGTTTTGTGACGGTCGGTAGGGGAGATATTTCGGCGGGTGAGCCTGAGGTGCTTGTTACTGTCGAATCGTCATCGTGTGCAACCTCTATCTGGGATTACCGTAAGCGGCGGGCGACTGCGGCGCTCTCGCAGACTTGGAACGAGTTAGGCCAGATAGTTCTAGAAACATTGTATCTGCCGAATGAGACGGTCACGCTGGCCCGTAACGCTGATTCGGTTGTCAACGCGACCGGTACCGGTAACAACAAGTCGATGATTGTCGTTGACCGTGACCAACACAATCTAGGCCGTGTTCCGGTGGCCCAGCTCCGTAATCGTGACCGTGCTTATGACCTACGCGGCCGTTCGGAGATATCTCGGCCGATCATGTACTACACGGATGCGGCGTGTCGAACCATGCTCGGGATGGAGGTGTCCCGGGAGTTCTATTCGGCACCCCAGCGGTACGCCCTAGGCGCTGAACCAGAAATGTTCGGAGTTAGTGACGAGTCTACGGTGGATGACCGGATTCTAGCCGGATGGCGAGCGGCAATGGGCCGCCTAAACATCATCCCATTGACCGAGGATGGGGACATGCCCCAGGTGGGGCAATTCCCAAGCGCGCCACCTACACCTTATATTGATCTGATTCGAACTTATTCCCAGATGGTTTCGGCGGAGTCGGGTATTCCAGCGCCCTACTTGGGATTCTCTACCGAGAATCCTTCGAGTGCGGATGCTATCCGACAAGCCGAATACCGGCTCGTCAAGAGGGCGGAGCGTCGGCAGACCAATTTCGGGCAGGCGTGGCGAGAAGTAGCGTTCTTGGCCCTGCTGATCCGAGATGGCAAGGTTGATCGGGATTTCTTCCGAACTATCGACGTCAAATGGCAGGATGCGGCAACACCTACGAGAGCCGCTGCGGCTGATGAAGCTTTAAAGCTTACGAGCGCTGGAATCCTAACACCGGATTCGACGGTTACCTATGACCGGATCGGGCTGTCTCAGCAAGACCAAGCCCGAGTTATGGACGACAAGCGCAAAGCTCGACTTAACGGCGTAGTGGATAACCTCAAGAACGCGTCGAAGAACGTTCAAGATAACAACCAATTTGTTGCCGAGGTAGCCGCTCGGAAGGTTCCGGTGTCTGCCCAGTGACCCCCGAAGAGTTCCAAGCGGTTCTAACCGATTTGAACACGGTCATGCTGGGAGATTTGCACAGCTTATGGAACGAGCACAAAGGTCTAGACGCTCCGGAATTCAAAGACCTGATTGTCTCGACTTATCCGGAAGTCGTCTCGCCACATATCGCACTTGCCGGGGAGTTAGCCGCTAATTGGTACAACGAAGCGGCACCACAGCTTGCCTACAAGGCCACGGCGGCCAAGCTGCCGCTAGTAGAACAGCTTCATGCGTCGGCAGGGTGGGCTATGTCGAATACTGCGGCATTCGACTTGCTGGCTGGCTCTGCTCAGAGAGCAATATTTAGCAGCGCCCGACGAACGGTGATCGAGAATTCTCAGCACGAAAGAGGCGCCAGGTTCGCGCGATACGCGAGTCCTAATGCTTGTCGCTTCTGCCAGATGCTCGCAACCCGCAAAGATGTGTACACGTCGGAGCGTGCGGCGCAGAGAGCCATAACCGGCCGGCGGGCCGGAGACAAATATCATGACCATTGCCATTGCAT
This region includes:
- a CDS encoding phage portal protein translates to MTLSEEEAALLGKLRGRIMWYAEVNRKKQHYYEGRQAVRQLGISVPPQLYDLAVSVGWPGTICDVLEERLDWQGWTSVADELDGLDEIYRDNHLGIEASRVHLDALITGTGFVTVGRGDISAGEPEVLVTVESSSCATSIWDYRKRRATAALSQTWNELGQIVLETLYLPNETVTLARNADSVVNATGTGNNKSMIVVDRDQHNLGRVPVAQLRNRDRAYDLRGRSEISRPIMYYTDAACRTMLGMEVSREFYSAPQRYALGAEPEMFGVSDESTVDDRILAGWRAAMGRLNIIPLTEDGDMPQVGQFPSAPPTPYIDLIRTYSQMVSAESGIPAPYLGFSTENPSSADAIRQAEYRLVKRAERRQTNFGQAWREVAFLALLIRDGKVDRDFFRTIDVKWQDAATPTRAAAADEALKLTSAGILTPDSTVTYDRIGLSQQDQARVMDDKRKARLNGVVDNLKNASKNVQDNNQFVAEVAARKVPVSAQ